A window of the Cygnus atratus isolate AKBS03 ecotype Queensland, Australia chromosome 4, CAtr_DNAZoo_HiC_assembly, whole genome shotgun sequence genome harbors these coding sequences:
- the DMP1 gene encoding dentin matrix acidic phosphoprotein 1 isoform X1, which produces MLQLRWLELRVNKNHFLALGTSTFCCSPPGPYPAPPGSRWAAAMLPVRLHWAEVHNRLSAPLEPEDTVPGDEVRVLGPLLGSGNLGHLRASVGPGDGGDRDLAVGNHVEQDLAKHDGLPAWPGDEEDDSGDDTLDGEEGEGPSYGTGDAGGHGGSSSSSSSSESAMAQHRYSRYRGSFRRGGGSSSSQEDEEESAGLGGEGMQGDDPSVFDNLGRGRRVRGASVSPREDGDSRSPEAEDTDSTEDSPSAEEKSNSQEDSQASRSGEEEDSHDEDRDSPSREASDEEASDEEASDEEASDEEASDEEANESTESAEDGSEEAVSAPEGRSGSREERASPEDRSAPSDLDSEEEQSKSREEEEESKSTEDSLESEEDGNDSKPDEDAPSASAESHSASPEGSDEDDEDEDNTTDEDSTSTESTNSASPEDEDEDDEQSRSQEDASSPRSLGSESRKRRLDAYHRKPAADYDDNDCQDGY; this is translated from the exons ATGTTGCAGCTCCGGTGGCTG GAGCTGAGGGTGAACAAGAACCACTTCCTGGCTCTGGGCACCAGCACCTTCTGCTGCTCGCCTCCCGGGCCGTATCCTGCTCCTCCAGGCTCTCGCTGGGCTGCAGCAATGCTTCCTGTCCGGCTCCACTGGGCAGAG GTGCACAACCGCCTCTCCGCGCCCCTGGAGCCTGAG GACACGGTGCCGGGGGACGAGGTGAGGGTACTGGGCCCCCTCCTGGGCAGTGGAAACCTCGGTCACCTTCGTGCCAGCGTGGGGCCAGGGGACGGCGGTGACAGGGACCTCGCTGTTGGGAACCACGTGGAGCAGGACCTTGCCAAGCATGACGGGCTGCCTGCCTGGCCCGGGGACGAGGAGGATGACAGCGGGGATGACACCTTGGACGGTGAGGAGGGCGAAGGGCCCAGCTATGGCACTGGGGATGCTGGAGGAcatggtggcagcagcagcagcagcagcagcagtgagagtGCAATGGCCCAGCACCGCTACAGCAGGTACCGTGGCAGCTTcaggcggggagggggcagcagcagcagccaggaggacgaggaggagagCGCCGGCTTGGGCGGTGAAGGCATGCAGGGCGACGACCCCTCAGTTTTCGACAATCTGGGCAGAGGGCGACGTGTCCGGGGGGCCTCTGTCAGCCCCCgggaggatggggacagccGGTCGCCAGAGGCCGAGGACACTGACTCCACGGAGGACAGCCCCTCAGCCGAGGAGAAGAGCAACTCGCAGGAGGACAGTCAGGCCAGCAGgtctggggaggaagaggacagCCACGATGAGGACAGGGATAGCCCCTCCAGGGAGGCCTCAGATGAGGAGGCCTCAGATGAGGAGGCCTCAGATGAGGAGGCCTCAGATGAGGAGGCCTCAGATGAGGAGGCTAACGAGTCCACAGAGTCCGCGGAGGATGGCTCGGAGGAGGCAGTGAGCGCACCAGAGGGGCgcagtggcagcagggaggagcgGGCGTCCCCTGAGGACAGGAGCGCACCATCTGACCTCGACAGcgaggaagagcagagcaagtccagggaggaggaggaggagagtaAGTCCACAGAGGACAGTTTGGAATCAGAGGAGGATGGGAACGACTCCAAACCTGATGAGGATGCTCCGAGTGCATCGGCCGAGAGCCACAGCGCATCCCCAGAGGGCAGTGACGAGGACGACGAGGATGAAGACAACACAACAGACGAGGACAGCACATCCACAGAGAGCACCAACAGTGCGTCCCCAGAGGACGAGGATGAGGATGATGAGCAGAGCCGCTCCCAGGAGGACGCCAGCTCTCCGCGCAGCCTGGGCAGCGAGAGCCGCAAGCGGCGGCTGGATGCCTACCACAGGAAGCCAGCCGCTGACTACGACGACAACGACTGCCAGGATGGGTACTGA
- the IBSP gene encoding bone sialoprotein 2 isoform X3, which yields MRTALLLACLLAMASAFSVKSWLRRVGADDSEENAVFKNRRRYYLYRYAYLPQQRYQGSDSSEEEGDGSEEEEEGEGGGCKGALKGKGGDEDSDEEEEEEEEEEEVEEQESSVNGTSTNTTAGTEGPHGNGTAAAEEEEEEEEEDEEEEEEEEEEEEPEATTVAATTGLVEATTAGDGEHTEATTAGEQWEYVVTAGGRGDEGPTEGSYGDHEGYARGDSYRAYEDEYGYYKGHGYDIYGQDYYYSQ from the exons ATGAGGACAGCGCTGCTGCTTGCCTGCCTGCTGGCCATGGCCTCCGCCTTCTCG GTGAAGAGTTGGCTGCGGCGAGTGGGGGCAGACGACTCGGAGGAAAACGCG GTGTTCAAGAACCGGCGCCGGTACTACCTGTACCGCTACGCCTACCTGCCGCAACAACGCTACCAG GGCAGCGACTCCTCGGAGGAAGAGGGGGATGGCtcggaggaagaggaggagggggaaggtggG GGCTGTAAGGGGGCCCTGAAGGGCAAGGGTGGGGATGAAGACAGcgatgaggaggaagaggaggaggaggaggaggaagaggtagaggagcaggagagcagcgTCAATGGGACGAGCACCAACACCACGGCAGGGACGGAGGGGCCCCATGGCAATGGCACTGCGGcagccgaggaggaggaggaggaggaggaggaagatgaggaggaggaagaggaagaggaggaagaggaagaaccTGAAGCAACCACTGTGGCTGCCACCACCGGGCTGGTCGAGGCGACCACGGCGGGCGACGGGGAGCACACCGAGGCCACCACGGCCGGGGAGCAGTGGGAGTACGTGGTGACggccgggggccgcggggaCGAGGGCCCCACCGAGGGCAGCTACGGGGATCACGAGGGTTACGCACGTGGGGACAGCTACCGGGCGTATGAGGATGAGTACGGCTACTACAAGGGGCACGGCTACGACATCTACGGCCAGGATTACTACTATAGCCAGTGA
- the DMP1 gene encoding dentin matrix acidic phosphoprotein 1 isoform X2, with amino-acid sequence MPWLRRTGSGMKAALLALLMLWAAACAHPVHNRLSAPLEPEDTVPGDEVRVLGPLLGSGNLGHLRASVGPGDGGDRDLAVGNHVEQDLAKHDGLPAWPGDEEDDSGDDTLDGEEGEGPSYGTGDAGGHGGSSSSSSSSESAMAQHRYSRYRGSFRRGGGSSSSQEDEEESAGLGGEGMQGDDPSVFDNLGRGRRVRGASVSPREDGDSRSPEAEDTDSTEDSPSAEEKSNSQEDSQASRSGEEEDSHDEDRDSPSREASDEEASDEEASDEEASDEEASDEEANESTESAEDGSEEAVSAPEGRSGSREERASPEDRSAPSDLDSEEEQSKSREEEEESKSTEDSLESEEDGNDSKPDEDAPSASAESHSASPEGSDEDDEDEDNTTDEDSTSTESTNSASPEDEDEDDEQSRSQEDASSPRSLGSESRKRRLDAYHRKPAADYDDNDCQDGY; translated from the exons ATGCCTTGGCTGCGTCGCACCGGCAGTGGGATGAAGGCTGCGCTGTTGGCGCTGCTGATGCTGTGGGCTGCGGCCTGCGCCCACCCT GTGCACAACCGCCTCTCCGCGCCCCTGGAGCCTGAG GACACGGTGCCGGGGGACGAGGTGAGGGTACTGGGCCCCCTCCTGGGCAGTGGAAACCTCGGTCACCTTCGTGCCAGCGTGGGGCCAGGGGACGGCGGTGACAGGGACCTCGCTGTTGGGAACCACGTGGAGCAGGACCTTGCCAAGCATGACGGGCTGCCTGCCTGGCCCGGGGACGAGGAGGATGACAGCGGGGATGACACCTTGGACGGTGAGGAGGGCGAAGGGCCCAGCTATGGCACTGGGGATGCTGGAGGAcatggtggcagcagcagcagcagcagcagcagtgagagtGCAATGGCCCAGCACCGCTACAGCAGGTACCGTGGCAGCTTcaggcggggagggggcagcagcagcagccaggaggacgaggaggagagCGCCGGCTTGGGCGGTGAAGGCATGCAGGGCGACGACCCCTCAGTTTTCGACAATCTGGGCAGAGGGCGACGTGTCCGGGGGGCCTCTGTCAGCCCCCgggaggatggggacagccGGTCGCCAGAGGCCGAGGACACTGACTCCACGGAGGACAGCCCCTCAGCCGAGGAGAAGAGCAACTCGCAGGAGGACAGTCAGGCCAGCAGgtctggggaggaagaggacagCCACGATGAGGACAGGGATAGCCCCTCCAGGGAGGCCTCAGATGAGGAGGCCTCAGATGAGGAGGCCTCAGATGAGGAGGCCTCAGATGAGGAGGCCTCAGATGAGGAGGCTAACGAGTCCACAGAGTCCGCGGAGGATGGCTCGGAGGAGGCAGTGAGCGCACCAGAGGGGCgcagtggcagcagggaggagcgGGCGTCCCCTGAGGACAGGAGCGCACCATCTGACCTCGACAGcgaggaagagcagagcaagtccagggaggaggaggaggagagtaAGTCCACAGAGGACAGTTTGGAATCAGAGGAGGATGGGAACGACTCCAAACCTGATGAGGATGCTCCGAGTGCATCGGCCGAGAGCCACAGCGCATCCCCAGAGGGCAGTGACGAGGACGACGAGGATGAAGACAACACAACAGACGAGGACAGCACATCCACAGAGAGCACCAACAGTGCGTCCCCAGAGGACGAGGATGAGGATGATGAGCAGAGCCGCTCCCAGGAGGACGCCAGCTCTCCGCGCAGCCTGGGCAGCGAGAGCCGCAAGCGGCGGCTGGATGCCTACCACAGGAAGCCAGCCGCTGACTACGACGACAACGACTGCCAGGATGGGTACTGA
- the LOC118252078 gene encoding ovocleidin-116-like codes for MLCAQKPPRMRAALLCLCLLGAVLPTPVPLPLARASGNCAGQHRILLKGCNTKHGFYIFKYVYSFSTRRNQTQIKKEEADEQSAVPVHQPGEEDGEAPVRGSGGRYALEDGYSPKPENLSTPGSRGESHAPSPGASTHVGPTLASSEGSGDMDLVLLEEVNGGEDILLQGILPGGPHGDSDGGDGGDGGAWGVLVDRAVTAGRERVSAARGAGDEGSGDVTTPGRGRAGSTGGMGTGRAAVSSVTKKEEDVRMDAEGVDEFAYIPNVGAVTITRGLPGSAGVTEITPEDEVKIFIGRANIHMGEHGGTPGSTSASSEDGAVPTVGTTGPWGQPEGLAATDTPRHGDSITSSPGGGRSTENDGSGATAVPSGQGLMVPIPEGSTKGDVTVTAVVNGHGDHGNKARGEGPRSRGRPAVTSGGASSVASSGLTTGDCSTTASTPAGHTSRSAIAGQGGSGEVGTASPVKYGPKARPEEAELGKAARMEAASSPRRAAARLASGRAHTGDAVGTAARVPGAPRLRGSPRARAQHPEGSKASPSASAGGFIRLHGGRRLVGLAALERSRQLDQVRHADELHLHQRALYSLGGVGGSPPVPPSAHAGRWSADSSQSSEGERGSRSGSGEEDGWGARRGAARFHHGPSVPL; via the exons ATGCTGTGCGCCCAGAAGCCGCCCAGGATGCGTgcagccctcctctgcctctgcctgctgggcGCCGTGCTGCCCACGCCC GTACCACTGCCACTGGCCAGGGCGAGTGGGAACTGCGCCGGACAGCATCGG atACTGTTGAAAGGCTGCAACACCAAGCATGGCTTCTACATCTTCAAATATGTGTACTCGTTTTCTACACGGAGGAACCAGACGCAGATAAAG AAGGAAGAGGCTGATGAGCAGAGCGCTGTCCCCGTGCACCAGCCAGgagaggaggatggggaggcTCCGGTGCGAGGCAGCGGAGGCCGCTATGCGCTGGAGGATGGGTACAGCCCCAAGCCTGAAAACCTCAGCACCCCGGGTAGCCGCGGGGAGAGCCATGCTCCAAGCCCAGGTGCCAGCACGCATGTGGGTCCCACCTTGGCTAGCTCGGAGGGCAGTGGTGACATGGATTTGGTGTTGCTGGAGGAGGTCAACGGTGGCGAGGACATCCTCCTGCAGGGCATCCTCCCTGGTGGCCCCCATGGGGACAGCGATGGAGGGGATGGGGGTGATGGTGGTGCGtggggggtcctggtggacaggGCTGTGACAGCTGGGCGGGAGCGGGTCTCGGCtgccagaggggctggggacgaGGGCAGCGGCGATGTCACCACGCCTGGCCGAGGGCGGGCAGGCAGCACAGGTGGCATGGGGACAGGACGCGCCGCTGTCAGCTCTGTCACCAAGAAGGAGGAGGACGTCCGCATGGACGCCGAAGGCGTGGATGAGTTTGCGTACATTCCCAATGTGGGTGCCGTCACCATCACCAGGGGGCTGCCGGGCAGTGCTGGTGTCACAGAGATCACCCCAGAGGATGAGGTGAAGATCTTCATCGGGAGGGCCAACATCCACATGGGTGAGCACGGCGGCACCCCGGGCAGCACCAGCGCTAGCAGCGAGGATGGCGCCGTCCCCACCGTGGGGACCACTGGGCCCTGGGGGCAGCCTGAGGGACTGGCCGCCACAGACACCCCACGCCACGGGGACAGCAtcaccagcagccctgggggtgGCCGTTCCACAGAGAATGATGGGAGCGGTGCCACTGCTGTCCCCAGTGGACAAGGGTTGATGGTCCCCATCCCTGAGGGAAGCACCAAGGGTGACGTTACTGTCACCGCAGTGGTCAACGGCCATGGGGACCATGGCAACAAGGCGAGAGGTGAGGGGCCAAGGTCCAGGGGGAGGCCTGCTGTCACAAGCGGGGGTGCCAGCAGCGTGGCATCCTCAGGACTGACCACAGGGGACTGCAGCACCACTGCCAGCACACCAGCTGGGCACACGAGCAGGAGCGCCATTGCAGGGCAAGGAGGCAGCGGGGAGGTGGGGACGGCGTCCCCGGTGAAGTACGGGCCCAAGGCCCGGCCGGAGGAAGCTGAACTCGGAAAGGCGGCGAGGATGGAGGCAGCGTCATCGCCCAGGAGGGCAGCGGCGAGGCTGGCCTCTGGCAGAGCCCACACAGGGGATGCCGTTGGGACCGCCGCCAGAGTGCCGGGAGCCCCCAGGCTGCGGGGCAGCCCCCGAGCCCGGGCCCAGCACCCCGAGGGCAGCAAGGCATCGCCCTCGGCCTCAGCAGGGGGCTTCATCCGCCTGCATGGAGGCCGGAGGCTGGTAGGTCTGGCGGCGCTGGAGCGCTCCAGGCAGCTGGACCAGGTGAGGCACGCCGACGAGCTCCACCTGCACCAGCGGGCCCTGTACAGCCTCGGTGGGGTAGGGGgcagccccccggtgccccccagcGCCCACGCCGGCCGCTGGAGTGCCGACAGCAGCCAGTCCTCGGAGGGGGAGCGAGGCAGCCGCAGTGGGAGCGGCGAGGAGGACGGGTGGGGTGCCCGGAGGGGGGCGGCGCGGTTCCACCATGGCCCCTCTGTGCCTCTCTGA
- the IBSP gene encoding bone sialoprotein 2 isoform X2 → MRTALLLACLLAMASAFSVFKNRRRYYLYRYAYLPQQRYQGSDSSEEEGDGSEEEEEGEGGVPSHPGTQVAGEGVAPGDGGLGGDAAYPQKGCKGALKGKGGDEDSDEEEEEEEEEEEVEEQESSVNGTSTNTTAGTEGPHGNGTAAAEEEEEEEEEDEEEEEEEEEEEEPEATTVAATTGLVEATTAGDGEHTEATTAGEQWEYVVTAGGRGDEGPTEGSYGDHEGYARGDSYRAYEDEYGYYKGHGYDIYGQDYYYSQ, encoded by the exons ATGAGGACAGCGCTGCTGCTTGCCTGCCTGCTGGCCATGGCCTCCGCCTTCTCG GTGTTCAAGAACCGGCGCCGGTACTACCTGTACCGCTACGCCTACCTGCCGCAACAACGCTACCAG GGCAGCGACTCCTCGGAGGAAGAGGGGGATGGCtcggaggaagaggaggagggggaaggtggG gTACCATCCCACCCAGGAACCCAGGTGGCAGGCGAGGGGGTGGCCCCTGGGGAcggcgggctggggggggacgCCGCATACCCCCAAAAA GGCTGTAAGGGGGCCCTGAAGGGCAAGGGTGGGGATGAAGACAGcgatgaggaggaagaggaggaggaggaggaggaagaggtagaggagcaggagagcagcgTCAATGGGACGAGCACCAACACCACGGCAGGGACGGAGGGGCCCCATGGCAATGGCACTGCGGcagccgaggaggaggaggaggaggaggaggaagatgaggaggaggaagaggaagaggaggaagaggaagaaccTGAAGCAACCACTGTGGCTGCCACCACCGGGCTGGTCGAGGCGACCACGGCGGGCGACGGGGAGCACACCGAGGCCACCACGGCCGGGGAGCAGTGGGAGTACGTGGTGACggccgggggccgcggggaCGAGGGCCCCACCGAGGGCAGCTACGGGGATCACGAGGGTTACGCACGTGGGGACAGCTACCGGGCGTATGAGGATGAGTACGGCTACTACAAGGGGCACGGCTACGACATCTACGGCCAGGATTACTACTATAGCCAGTGA
- the IBSP gene encoding bone sialoprotein 2 isoform X1 — MRTALLLACLLAMASAFSVKSWLRRVGADDSEENAVFKNRRRYYLYRYAYLPQQRYQGSDSSEEEGDGSEEEEEGEGGVPSHPGTQVAGEGVAPGDGGLGGDAAYPQKGCKGALKGKGGDEDSDEEEEEEEEEEEVEEQESSVNGTSTNTTAGTEGPHGNGTAAAEEEEEEEEEDEEEEEEEEEEEEPEATTVAATTGLVEATTAGDGEHTEATTAGEQWEYVVTAGGRGDEGPTEGSYGDHEGYARGDSYRAYEDEYGYYKGHGYDIYGQDYYYSQ, encoded by the exons ATGAGGACAGCGCTGCTGCTTGCCTGCCTGCTGGCCATGGCCTCCGCCTTCTCG GTGAAGAGTTGGCTGCGGCGAGTGGGGGCAGACGACTCGGAGGAAAACGCG GTGTTCAAGAACCGGCGCCGGTACTACCTGTACCGCTACGCCTACCTGCCGCAACAACGCTACCAG GGCAGCGACTCCTCGGAGGAAGAGGGGGATGGCtcggaggaagaggaggagggggaaggtggG gTACCATCCCACCCAGGAACCCAGGTGGCAGGCGAGGGGGTGGCCCCTGGGGAcggcgggctggggggggacgCCGCATACCCCCAAAAA GGCTGTAAGGGGGCCCTGAAGGGCAAGGGTGGGGATGAAGACAGcgatgaggaggaagaggaggaggaggaggaggaagaggtagaggagcaggagagcagcgTCAATGGGACGAGCACCAACACCACGGCAGGGACGGAGGGGCCCCATGGCAATGGCACTGCGGcagccgaggaggaggaggaggaggaggaggaagatgaggaggaggaagaggaagaggaggaagaggaagaaccTGAAGCAACCACTGTGGCTGCCACCACCGGGCTGGTCGAGGCGACCACGGCGGGCGACGGGGAGCACACCGAGGCCACCACGGCCGGGGAGCAGTGGGAGTACGTGGTGACggccgggggccgcggggaCGAGGGCCCCACCGAGGGCAGCTACGGGGATCACGAGGGTTACGCACGTGGGGACAGCTACCGGGCGTATGAGGATGAGTACGGCTACTACAAGGGGCACGGCTACGACATCTACGGCCAGGATTACTACTATAGCCAGTGA